A part of Arachis hypogaea cultivar Tifrunner chromosome 12, arahy.Tifrunner.gnm2.J5K5, whole genome shotgun sequence genomic DNA contains:
- the LOC112726523 gene encoding uncharacterized protein produces the protein MGRAPCCSKVGLHRGPWTPREDTLLTKYIQAHGEGQWKSLPKKAGLLRCGKSCRLRWMNYLRPDIKRGNITPEEDDLIIRMHSLLGNKWSLIAGRLPGRTDNEIKNYWNTHLSKKMNDSKEKEEKEGGETVAKKKNSDGNKRKNKNNSKREKNKKKNKGSKEESPKTQVYLPKPIRVKPSNLGRTNSSSFTSFDSNNSATTSQKEEDNNNNNNGEGEGDVTKVWTEETNNLVFLGEVGVNKKNNNVDENDGFGFYFDGHEDLVLNNNNSDMEGQSYNYYGMEDHLNNNHGTLEKLYEEYLQVLNMEDNMYELDSFAESLMV, from the exons atgggaAGAGCTCCTTGTTGTTCAAAAGTAGGGTTGCATAGAGGTCCATGGACTCCAAGAGAAGACACACTCCTCACTAAGTATATTCAAGCTCATGGAGAAGGACAATGGAAATCACTACCAAAAAAAGctg GACTTTTGAGATGTGGGAAAAGTTGTAGACTAAGATGGATGAATTATTTGAGACCAGATATAAAGCGTGGAAACATAACTCCTGAAGAAGATGATCTTATAATAAGAATGCATTCTCTCTTGGGAAACAAATGGTCCCTCATAGCTGGAAGATTGCCGGGAAGAACTGACAACGAGATCAAGAATTATTGGAACACGCATCTAAGCAAGAAGATGAATGATTCgaaagagaaagaggaaaaagaaggaggagaaaccgTCGCTAAAAAGAAGAATAGCGACGGTAATAAAAGGAAGAACAAGAACAAtagtaagagagagaagaataagaagaaaaacaaaggatCAAAAGAAGAATCACCAAAAACACAAGTTTATTTACCAAAACCTATTAGGGTGAAGCCATCAAATTTGGGTAGAACAAATAGTTCTTCCTTTACTTCTTTTGATTCGAACAATTCGGCAACAACGAGTCAGAAAGAAGaagataacaataacaataacaatggcGAGGGCGAGGGCGACGTCACGAAAGTATGGACGGAGGAAACAAACAACTTGGTGTTTTTGGGTGAGGTTGGTgtgaacaagaaaaataataatgtggATGAAAATGATGGGTTTGGATTCTATTTTGATGGCCATGAAGACTTAGTcctcaataataataattcagatATGGAGGGTCAATCCTATAATTATTATGGAATGGAGGATCATCTTAATAATAATCATGGAACATTAGAGAAGCTATATGAAGAGTATTTGCAGGTTTTGAATATGGAAGATAACATGTATGAGTTGGATTCTTTTGCTGAGTCTCTAAtggtgtaa